The DNA sequence ACAACGGAGGAGATATCGCTGTTCTCTCCGACCGGACGGTAAAAATCGGCCTCTATGCGGGAACCTCACCCATCTCCGGAACATGCGCATTTGTTCTCCCGCCCCAGGAGGAAATACTCGGCGTCTGTACTTCCTCTGCAACCGTCGGACCCTCGGTTTCCTTCGGAACGGCAGATGCGGTGACAGTCTTTTCCCGCAATGTATCTCTTGCGGATGCATGGGCTACATCAATCTGCAACCGGACGGGAAGGAATGAGGATGATGTCCTTGCAGGCCTTCCCCCGGAGGGGATTGATGGGGTATTCATCGTCCTTGGAGACCGGATCTCCTGTCGGGGTGAGATCCCGGAGGTCATCTCCGCCGATGTCGACCTCTCACTCATTACGTCAGGGCGATGAGGGGCAGACATCATGCCTGCTCATCGGCCCACCCAACTGCATCACGATAGGCATTTTTCCCTATAAATCTCTGAAGAATCTCTTCTCCATCGCTCACCAGTATTTCCGGCGTCTCATCAGGCACAATGAAGACGAGCTCCAAGAGGTCGCGCTCCTCTGCTAGGACCCCTTTTCGAACCGCACTTGCAGGAACCAGACTGAGCCTTTCGTCCACCAGGATGTCGGGCACCTCCCGGAAATAGTAATAGAACACCTGGTACGCATTTAAAAAGTCCGAAAAGAGCAGTTCGCTTCGGGTCTCCGGGTCGAGATCTTCAATAATTTCTGCGAGCACCGGCATATCATCATCGGCAATCTCCAGGATTTTGTCGGCGAGTTGTGCCAGGTCATAATAGTCTATCATATGGGTACCTCCCCTTCGCAGAACATATCCGCTGTACCATGCTTTCCTTTGTACTACCGCGCGGGTAAAAAACTATATCCTCCTTTCGGGGCAAAATGATGAGCGTGCGAGAAGAGGAAACAGACTGGGCGCTGTACCATAAAATTCAGGCGGCCCAGAGTATCACCTGCGAGCAGCTGGTCACAGATTCCGGCCTCCCGGAAGAGATTATTGCTGCCTCACTGCAGCGGATGGAACGCGGTCATCTCATCCGGCAGACACCGGAAGGCATACGCCTCTTATCGCTGCAGGAGATGCTATTCTCCTGCAGGTTGGCAAATACCATGAAAGATACCCCTTTTGTTCTGGAAAACGGCGTAATAAGAGTAAAAAAGAATGGTGATGACTCCGATGCCTGACGAGGTCGCAGTACTTCGTCTGGGTCACCGCCCCGAACGGGACCAGAGAGTGACGACACACGTGGGACTGACCGCCCGGGCCCTCGGGTGCAAAGGGATGTATCTCGCAGCCAATGATCCGGGAGTCAAAAAATCCATTGAGGATGTGGCGGAGAGATGGGGGGGAGAGTTCTTTGTCGTAAATGACGTCTCATGGCGGCGCTGCATACATGATTGGAAAGATGCCGGCGGCATCGTTGTTCACCTGACCATGTACGGTCTGCGGATGACGGACGTGGAGGCCGACATCCGGGCATCCGGAAAGATTCTCATAGTCGTCGGCGCGGAAAAAGTCCCCTCGGACATCTACTCGCTTGCCGATTACAATCTCTCGGTCACCACCCAGCCGCATTCGGAGATCTCGAGCCTCGCCCTTATCCTCGACCATATCTTCGAAGGCGCAGAGCTCAACCGCGAATATCCGGATGCGCAGATGAAGATCATCCCTACGGCATGCGGCAAGAGGTTTGAGGAGTGAAGGGGACAGTCCTCATCGCAGGATTTGCCACGCGCCACGTCGTCCAGTCCGCATGGCGTGCAGGGTACGAGGTCTGTGCCATCGACCATTTCTGCGATCAGGATCTCACCTGGTACGCAAAGGAATGGTCCATATTTGAAGAACTCGACCAGATCCCCTCCCTTATTGAGGATTATATCAACCGCTATCCCATTGATGCGATTATCACCACATCCGGAGCAGAAACCATTGCCGGCGACCCCAGGTTCTGCGGTACGCCACCGGATATCGCCGGCCGTTTCCTCGACAAATCACGGATACAGGAATTTTTCCTCGAAACGGGCATCCCAGCCCCCGCGGTTCTGCCCGAAGGCGTCTACCCTGCCTTCATCAAACCGCTGAACGGAGCAGGGGGCTGGAGAAACAGTCTGGTCCGCACGGAGGCAGAGGAGGAGGCCTGGCGGGAACTCTGGCCGGACGACCCGTATATCCGGCAGACCCCCATTTCCGGAACCCCCTGTAGTGTATCCTGCATCGCAAACGGCACGGAGGCACGCGCGATCGCAGTGAACGAACAGTTCATGCGGGGGGGAGACGGTGAGCGTGCCTTCGGGTTTGCCGGTGCCTGTACCCCCTTCGCCACGGAGGAAACGGAGGCTCTCGCAGATATTGCGGAACGGATTGTCACGGCGAGCGGCTGTGTCGGATCAGTAGGAGTTGACTTCATCGTCTCGGAGGACGGGATATACGCCATCGAAATTAACCCGCGGTTCCAGGCGACTCTCGATATCGTTGAAGAGTCGCTCGCCAGAAGTGTCTTTGATCTCCACCTCGATGCCTGCAGGGGAAGGATCCCTCCCGTGCGTCCGTTGCCAGCCGGGTATGTCGCACGAACCATTCTCTTTGCCGACCATGACCTGAGAGTCGGGGATGACCTGAAACACCTCGCACCGGCAGTTGCCGATATCCCCTGGAAAGGAACGGAGATCGAGGAGGGAAGCGCAGTGATCAGCGTCTACGGCAGAGGCTCCTCACGGGACGAGGCGCTCAGCCTGTTGGATAAGACTATTACACAAGTACGTGAATATATGAGCAGATGGTAACGGCGGAAGAGGCAATACAAAACGAGGCGGTTCGCGCATATCTTATGCGTATGATAGGGGAAGCAGGGCTTGCACTGGTGGAAGACTTTGGATTTGAGATAGAGAAAACGGATGAAGAGCTCGCCGAAGAGACGGGGATCAATCTCAACACCGTCAGGAACACTCTCTATACACTCTATGGGAAACGCCTTGCCGAATACCGGAGGGAGAAAAACCAGGAGACCGGCTGGCTCACCTACAAGTGGAAGCTCAGGCTGGACCGCATCGATGATGCCATCACCGAGGATATGGAAGAGGTGCTGGAGAAACTCCAGGCCCGCGAACGCTATGAAGACGAGAACGATTTCTACATCTGCAAAAACTGCGGGATCGTCTACACCTTCGATGAGGCACTGCTTCGGGAGTTCACCTGTTCGTGTGACACACCGATGGACCACTTTGACAACGAACTCATCCTGCAGGCACTGAAACGGCGTGTCGAACAGATGAAGGCCTCGCTGGGTAAAGTGTGACACCGACGTCCGATTCTTCTATCACTCCCCTTTCTTTTCTTCGCATCGCAGGATGCAGTGATAATGTCATTCGCCATTGTATGGCCGTCCGCGACCTCGCCCTCCGGTTCTGCGAACGGTCAGGCGCCGACACAGAACTGGTTGAGTGGGGTGCGATGCTTCATGACATCGGGCGGGCGCGCAGCCATGGTCTCGACCACGGCCAATTGGGAGCGGATATGTGCAGGTCAATGAATATCCCGGAAGAGATTGCCCGAATCGTCGAATGTCATATCGGTGCAGGGTTGACGGCAGACCAATGCCGCAGGGATGGTCTGAAAGAGATCAATTGTGTCCCGTCAACGATTGAGGAGAAGATTGTGGCGCATGCTGACAATCTCATTCGCGGGACGGAAGAGATCACCCTCGAAGAGCGCCTCAGGTACTCCAAAGACCTTCCTGAAGAAATTAAAAAAAGAATCATAGCTCTCGCAGAGGAAATTGAGCGCTATCGTTCGGAATAATCAGAGAATCAGTTTTCTCACCTGACTGAGATCCCGAAGCTCCTTGAAGACCTCGGGCGGCAGGGGATCTTCCACGATGATCACGAGTTTCGGATCCTCGGAGAGATGGGGATCGGTGACAAATATTTGCCGTATGCCGATGTCGTGGCCGGTGAGCACCGCAACAGCGGCACCGACTATCCCTTTCTGTCCGGCATCCTTCGGAAGGACGGTAATGACCGTCAGACCCAGGGATTCGGCAACCCGTGACAGGTCAGGCGTCGCCTGCATATTCAGAAAGATCTCCGCAAATTTCTCCATCGAAAGAATACGTTTGACCGTTGCGTCAACCACTCTTCGATCCGTTCCGATGGCCTTTGAGAGATGGGTCGCAGGGATCTCGATGCCGTTTATCGTCACTCTCCCCCGTTCGTTGATACCCAACCCGTTTTCAAGGAGAAACCGGACCACCTGTGACTGTGAAGGAGAATCGCTGAACTGCTCGAGAATTGTCGCCCACATCGAACATAGGTATACGCTCCAGACCATAAAAATACACCAGATGCAATCGCCGCTGCCCTGAGGGCGTCAGATATATGAGTGTTCTGGAATGATTCCGACCCAAATCAAAACATATTTCTCTGCCAAGCACATTGTATATAGGGTAACAGGACGGCACAAACGGTTTGACCGGTTGCCTGTTCGCCGACGCATGAAAATCAGCATTTTTGTGTGCGGGGGTTGCCGAGCCAGGTCAAAGGCGCTAGGTTGAGGGCCTAGTCTCGTAGGAGTCCGAGCGTTCGAATCGCTCCCCCCGCATTTTCATTAATTTTTTCGGGCACACGAAGTGCTCTTCACATCTCCGTTATTGATGCCTTATTCATTCGCAAGGACGTTTTTTTAATGAAAACGGTTCAGAACAGCGACAGATCCTTTCGTTCCGCCCTCTCGTCCTCATCGTACACCTGAAGCGTAAACCGGATAGAAAGGCCTTCTTCCGGCCTTCCGTTGATACGATCCTCGGGACGAATTTTGCCGCCATACCGGCGGACAAGGAGACGGGTAATGTGCAGTCCGAGGCCGCGTCCACCGGACTCGTTCAGATTCTCCTGGAAATAAGAGAAAATGCGTGATTTTTTTTCATCGGGGATCCCCGGACCGTCGTCCTCAATGGATATTGAAATCTCATGATCGGACTCCTCGCCATAAATCCAAATCCGGACTCCCGGACCGCCATGTTTGATACTGTTTCGTATGAGATTCGCGAAGACATCGGAGAGGAGACTGTCAGCCCAGACATAACAGCCGGTCTTCCTGAAAGTGATATCTGCATCCGGATATTGCGAGATCTCGGCTGCGATAAGAGCATCGAGGTTGATGGCGGTCATCTCCCCCGGCACTTCCGTGATACGCCTGATGGTGGTCACATTATTGAGAATGTCGGTGATATGATGCGTGTGCCAGAGTACCTTGTCCGCATACTGTGAACCTTCCGGATGGTAAATTTCCCTGAGATGACGGGAGTAGCCAAGGATAGCGGCATTGGCATTTTTGATATCATGAAGCATGATGTCAAGATAGAGACTCGCATCACTGTAGGCATCCTCGAGACGTTCCTGGAGCATTGCCCTGAGAACCGAACCACCGATCTCGCGGCCAAGAAGCTCGAGCGTCTCTTTTTCAAACTGCGCAAAGGACCACTGCTCCCTGCGGCCGACATAAAGGCCCCCGACGACAACAGAATCGGAGATGAGCGGAATGCCCGCGTAACACAGCGCATCGAGATCCTCAAGGATTTTGGTATCTATCGGCCCCGGAGGCCGTCCGGGAAGATTCTCCACGTAATGCGGCTGTGTTGCAAAGAATACAAGATTATAAGGGAAATCGCGGGTATTCTGCCGTCCATGACGCTCGATAAAAGGCTGCGGCACCCCCAGCGGCGCGATGAGCCGTGCATACTTTGCTTCGGGATTGCGCAGGTAGACCCAGCCAAGATCAAACTGCATAAGACTTACCACACGCTCAATCATCTCTTCGAGCATTCCCTCGAGCGTATCCACGGAATTTGCTGCCCGTATCAGTTCGTTGATAATCTGCAGCTGTTTGTTGCGTGTGGATATTTCGGCCTGGGTTCGCTTTTGCCTGCTGATATCATGAATTATCAGCTCGTTGCCCTCTTTTCCGTCAATAACAACCGGAACCGAGATAATTTCGACATCAATCTGTTTTCCGTCCGCCGTGGTGAGTACATCCTCAACGCTCCGCATGTCAGCTGAACGATTTGAACCAGCCCGTCTGAGACGATCCAAAAAACCGGATAAATCAGGCCCATCCGAAAGTATTACCCCCCCCTCACCACTCTCCCGATATTTCCCCCTGGAACCAAGCATCAGGGCGGCGGCAGCATTCATGTAGGATATTTCATCATTCCTGGTGACAACCACGCCATCGGGGAGGCTGTCGAGATACCGGACATATTCCTTCATTTCGTCATTCTGGAGAGGCAACTTTGCGTCTGCGACGTCGGATACCCTCATCGCAGCTATGAGCGTTTCCTCATGGTCTGGCAGGTAGGTAGCCTGAAGGAGATATTCAGGATATCTCCCATATCGATCAAGAATCCGCGCGATATACCGGTCAGGGACGACCGCATTCCTGTCCCGTCGCAGGGTATGATAATGGAGGACCTGAATCAGGTCGTCCTCGTGCAGAATATCCGAGATATGCGCGTATGAACCAGCCTCGTCCTCTCTGAAACCGAAGGAATCCTGGCTGGCACGGTTGGCATACTGTATCAGACCTTCCCTGTCGATGATAAAAATAGGAGTCCCTGTCAATGAAGCGATGGCATCCCCTACCGCAACATCGGCAGGAATCGGAAAGAACGTTTCTTCACGCTCTTCTTTTTTTTCCTTATATCCGGCCATTTCAGATTCAACGCCTGCAATGGACTCAGGGAAGGCCCATAGTGAAGAATTGTGAACAGAACCATTTGAAGCTATCCCTTCGACCGCCCGCCACGGGTTTAACTTTCCCCATGCACTTTAATTGAGGAGATATATGGCCGCATTAATGATTGCGGCAAAGGAGACCCATACAATGTATGGCACGAGGAGATAGGCGGCGACCCTGTCTATCCGGTAAAACGACCATATCGACGCGACGATTGCACCCCACAGGGCGCAAATGACAAACAACCCCGCAAGGGGGCTCTGCATACCGAAGAATGCGTATGACCATGCGATGTTGAGAGCCAGCTGAACGCCAAATATTCCCCCGGCCACCCGGACATGACCATCCTCAAACCCCTTTCTCAGAACAAGGTACAAGGCGATCCCCATGAGAATATAAAGAGTCGTCCAGACGACAGGAAATGCAAGAGGCGGGGGAAGAAACCATGGTTTCACGAGCTCTTCGGCATACCATGACCCGGGGCCGGTTTCAGTCACAAATGAACCGAGGACACCGGCTACATTCGTGCAAATGATGCATCCGGCAAGGAGGAGAAGAGAACGGGAGGAGTCCACGAATGTTCCCATGCACGAACTGATGCTACCATTGATAATAGTCTTTCCTGCCGATTGTCGTCACGCATGCCCTTATGCGTTCCTGCGCACAAAGAATATGCGAAAGGCCCGAGTATGAATACCATGAACGCCATCCCGGAACCACTCCCCCCGTGCATTCTCTTTGACATGGATAACACACTGTATGACTTTTTCCACGCAAAAAATGCGGCGTGTGCAAGGGTCGCAGATCTTGCAGGAGTAGGTTCCGGTGCAGAACTCTTCAGATATTTTCTGAACGGGACTCACGGGTTTGAGCATCACCACAATATCCGTGATTATCTCTCAGACCACGGAGTATTTTCCGAGAGCCTGTACATTAAGGGGTGTCGGGTTTATGAAGAAGAAAAGGTTGCATCACTCCATCTGTACCCCGGGGTTAAAGAGACCATCCACGCCCTCCATGAAAGGGGGGTGAAGCTTGCAATCGTCACCGATGCGGAAAGTCCGCAGGCGGAGACGCGTATGCAGGCAATTGGCCTTCGTCAGTACTTTGATACGGTGGTCACCCCGGATATCTCGGGAAAGAGAAAACCGAATCCGGATACCTTTCTGACGGCACTCGACCACCTCGGGGAGACGCCCGGGGTCAGCTGGGTCGTCGGGGACAGCCCAAAGAGAGAGATCGAACCTGGAAATGCCCTGGGAATGAAAACCATCTATGCCAGGTACGGCGACTGGATCGGCATTCCGTATCCCCAGATTGTCCCGAATTATTCCATTCAGTCATTTACCGAGATCAAAACGATCTTCGGGCTGGAGTGATCGGGACTGGAAAAGGAGCCTATCCTTGTCAGGAGGATGGATCGCACCCGCATCACCACAAGCTGACCTGAAGTTCATATTTTTACGGGATTGATTCGCACCTATTCGCTTTCACGTATTGTGATGCGCCTCTTTCCCACAGCTCCAACGATCTGCTTGCCGTCGTATATCATCGTTATATTGAATATCGTCATTTCCCATATTTTACTACAGAGAAACGGGCATGGTCCCGAAATTGTCATGAAATATTTTTCCCATAGTCCACAGGGCCGATACCCTGAGATTGATACTGCACGCGGCATCGCCATCCTGATGATGGTCACCTTCCATCTGCTCTTTGATCTGAACTATTTCGGGGTCATGGACATTGAAGTATCCTCAGGATTCTGGCGGATCTTCGCGATTATTTGCGCATCACTCTTCGTTTTTCTCGTTGGCCTGTCATTGTCCATATCCAAGGACCGGGCGATTGCGAAAGGTATCAGCGGGCAGAAACTGTGGAAAAAATACCTGATGCGCGGAGGCGGTCTCCTCCTCATGGGTTTGGGAATTACTGCCATCACTTACCTTGCCATCGGAGACGGTTTCATCCTTTTCGGCATCCTCCATCTCATCGGGACATCGATCATGCTTTCCCCCCTTTTCTTCCGCTTTGGAAAGGGCAACATCTACCTGGGATGCTCGCTTTTCATTTTTTCGATTCTGCTGGCGGGCATAACCGGGCCGATCTGGCTTGCCTGGCTCGGATTTCACCCGGCTCATTTTTATTCCATCGACTATGAACCGCTCATCCCGTGGTTTGGCCTCGTCCTTGTCGGACTCGGTGCAGGTTCGTACCTCTACCCGGAGGGAAAACCGCGGTGGTCAGCCGACATCCGCACCGGCCCGATTTCCGGATTTCTGGCCCTCGCCGGCAGGCACTCCCTGCTGATATATCTCGTCCACCAGCCCGTGATTATTGGTCTAATGATGGCAACAGGCCTCCTGGACCCCGGTTTGCTGTTCTAGCTCCCGGAATCCAACGCGGCTTACCTACCCTGTCCGCTATTCCCAAAAAAAACCGGGACATCACAGAAGGCATTTCCATCAAAGAGACCACGGTCTGTGATTCGCAGTTCCGGAATAACCGTCAGGGACAGAAAAGATAGATACATGAAGGGATGGGCAATGGCTCCCAGGCCACGGGCACGGCTTTCAATCTCCGACAATCGGGTCGCCACCTCATCATATGGAAGGGTGGACATCAGCCCTCCGCTCTCCAGGGGAAGCAGGGCGACCTCGTCCCCCTCGGCGACCGCCATCCCGCCGTCTGCCGCCACGACCGCGCGAACGGCACTCAGGAGGGAATGGTCATCCGCCCCCGCAGCAACAATATTATGAGAATCATGTGCGACGCTCGATGCAATCGCTCCTCTCATCAGGCCAAGGCCGCGGACGATACCGACACCGCACCCGGAACCCCGGTACCGGTCGCATACGATGACCTTCAATAAATCTCTCGAGGGGTCGGGAACGCTTTTTGCCTCCACCTCCTCGATCGCTGAGCGGGTAAGGATCTGCCCCTCGATGATGTCAATGACCCGTGCAGGCCCGGAACCTTTGAGGGAAAGGGCGCCCATGTCCGGCAGGGAACAGCAAAATGGCTTTGCAAGCGGGGGACGTCTGGAATATCCCGGGTCTTCCCATAGAAAGCCGCGTTTATAGGTAGAGATGACCTGAAACCCGTCGTGATCATCGATTATACAGAAGTCCGCAAGTCTCCCCGGGCCAAGAGCTCCGCGGTCGTCAAGACGGAATCGCTCGGCGGGAGAGAGAGTGGCCATACGGTAGACGAGCTCTGCATCCGCCCCCCCATCGATTGCCTTGCGGATGCAGTCGTCTATATGGCCCTCCGAGACCAGCATGTCAACATGCCGGTCATCCGTTGCAAACATGACCCGGGAGACGCTGCAGGCACGCACCAGCGGGGTGAGGGCGGAGAGGTTTCTCTCGGTTGAGCCTTCGCGGATCATCACGTACATACCTCGCCGAAGCTTTTCCCGGGCCTCTGCCAGGGTGGTGCATTCATGGTCGCTCTGAATTCCACCGAGGAGATAGGCACAGAGGGCAGAACCGGAGAGATGTGGACAGTGCCCGTCCACGAGGGCGCACAGGTCCAGTTTTTTCCACACCTCTTCGTCACCGGCAAGGACGCCCGGTACGTTCATCATCTCAGCAAGGCCAAGAACGCCTTCCTCTCCGACAAATGAGGCGAGTTCGTCGGCATTCAGCTCTGCTCCCGCCGTTTCAAGGGGGGTGGCGGGGACACAGGACGGAAGCATATACAGGATGTCGAGTGGGGTGTGCCGGCGTTCCTCCAGCATATATCTGAAACCCTCCGTCCCCGCGACATTGGCAATCTCATGCGGATCGGCGACGACGGTCGTCGTACCCCGCGGCAGGACGGCTCTTGCATATTCGACGGGGGTGAGAAGCGAGCTTTCGACATGGACATGTCCGTCGATAAGCCCGGGAAGAACTTTCTTACCCCTGAGACTGACCGTCGATGCTGCGGTGTACTCGCCAAAGCCTACGACATATCCGTTCTTTACGACAAATGACACATCCTCCTCCCACTCACATGAGAAAGGATTGAAAAGAGTCGCCTCGGTAAAAAAGATGTCGCCCGCCTCATTTCCAAGGGCGGTTTCGAGGAGTGACCGCATTCTTTAGACCTCGATATCCCTGATGACACTTGAAATGCGCTCGCCATCCTTTGTAATATAGATATGGAGACGGTAGTTGCCGGGTTCGAGTTCAACGGGGAATACAACGGTATTTTCACCGGGCTCAAGAGTCACCGGTTGGACGATTTTATCCACCTGCACCTGACGGAATCCCGAGAGATCATAGATGGTCACCTGCATGGCCTTATCCGTCGTCTCCCCGTTGTAGGAGACCCGAACCGTTATTCCATCCCCGCCATATGTCGCATCGTGAATCGAATACGTCAGGCACCCCGCACACAGAGAAATGGCGAGAATTGCAATGAAGATTCCATATACCGCGATAGTACGGGACATGAAAGAGTATGTAAAACGAGGATAATGTTATAGTATTTGATTTGCATCAGCAGCCGCCGGGTCAGAAGCACTCCTCGATAAATCCCTGAAGTGACTCTAAGGCGTTTTCACCCGTCAGCGCTGACATCGTCGATGTGAAGGCGCCGGAGGAAATCTCCACGTACCGCTGGGGTGACGACAAGGCATGATCACATTTGTTCAGAAATACCGCATAGGGAATAGTCCCGACGGACAATGCGGTACATAACGAACGGGTCATATCATCCGGTTCCCGGGTGGTATCCACGATGACGATTGCGCCATGCATACCCCGGGAGAGAATCTCACGGACGAATTCAAACCGTTCCTGTCCGGGGGTTCCGAAGAGATAGATTTTTTTCCCCCCGACGATCACCCTTCCAAAGTCGAGAGCGACCGTCGTCGGTACATCGCCTGCCTTGGTATCGACATTGCGTGCCTGAGGATCAATCGAACGAATGAATGAGGATTTTCCCGCATTATACGCCCCAAATATGACGATTTTTATTTTGTCCGTCCCCATCTGTACGGTGGTTTGTCGGTTGAAGATATAAAATTTCCAATATTGGTTTGATATTTCGTCAATCATGAGCATTCCAAAGGATTTTAGTTCAGAGGAAAGCCTACAATCTATATAACCACTTCAGGAGACGCAGGGACGAATATGCCGGTCATCACGTTCGCACATCACAAGGGAGGAACAGGGAAAACCACTGCCTGTCTGAATATTGGCGGATTTTTAAAGAAAACCGGGAAGAAGGTGCTCATTATTGACTGTGACCCGCAGGCAAATGCGACCTCCGGTCTCGGGATCGAGCCCGGAACGGCAGACCATGACATCTACGACGTCTTCATGTCCGGGACGGAAGGATTCGAAAGGGTTCCTCTGAAAAGCGCCATCATCCGCGGCGCTGATGTACCGGATCTCTGCCCCGCATCACTCGATCTTGCCGGTGCCGAACCGTATCTCTATGAACGTGAAGACCACGTATCGATCCTCCATGATGCGGTAGGCCCGATAACCAGAAGATACGACGTCGTCCTGATCGATACACCCCCCAGTATGGGTCAGTTTCTCATCAACGGCCTTGTCGCCGCCGACCATACGGTGATCACCATGGATACCGGCCCCTTCGCCCTTCAGGGCATCGAGAGCCTGAGGACCATATTTTCCGATATCAGCGAAAACACCGGTGTCACCGTAGTT is a window from the Methanovulcanius yangii genome containing:
- a CDS encoding UPF0280 family protein — translated: MIREHFQYRTTITSIIADRQDHIDAAKEAMIAARTELERVIAIDPFFGMTFEPYPAPAGSCVAERMADAGARAGVGPMAAVAGTIAWAGVEAMQRAGAEFAIIDNGGDIAVLSDRTVKIGLYAGTSPISGTCAFVLPPQEEILGVCTSSATVGPSVSFGTADAVTVFSRNVSLADAWATSICNRTGRNEDDVLAGLPPEGIDGVFIVLGDRISCRGEIPEVISADVDLSLITSGR
- a CDS encoding MarR family transcriptional regulator, whose amino-acid sequence is MREEETDWALYHKIQAAQSITCEQLVTDSGLPEEIIAASLQRMERGHLIRQTPEGIRLLSLQEMLFSCRLANTMKDTPFVLENGVIRVKKNGDDSDA
- a CDS encoding tRNA (cytidine(56)-2'-O)-methyltransferase, with the translated sequence MPDEVAVLRLGHRPERDQRVTTHVGLTARALGCKGMYLAANDPGVKKSIEDVAERWGGEFFVVNDVSWRRCIHDWKDAGGIVVHLTMYGLRMTDVEADIRASGKILIVVGAEKVPSDIYSLADYNLSVTTQPHSEISSLALILDHIFEGAELNREYPDAQMKIIPTACGKRFEE
- a CDS encoding ATP-grasp domain-containing protein; this translates as MKGTVLIAGFATRHVVQSAWRAGYEVCAIDHFCDQDLTWYAKEWSIFEELDQIPSLIEDYINRYPIDAIITTSGAETIAGDPRFCGTPPDIAGRFLDKSRIQEFFLETGIPAPAVLPEGVYPAFIKPLNGAGGWRNSLVRTEAEEEAWRELWPDDPYIRQTPISGTPCSVSCIANGTEARAIAVNEQFMRGGDGERAFGFAGACTPFATEETEALADIAERIVTASGCVGSVGVDFIVSEDGIYAIEINPRFQATLDIVEESLARSVFDLHLDACRGRIPPVRPLPAGYVARTILFADHDLRVGDDLKHLAPAVADIPWKGTEIEEGSAVISVYGRGSSRDEALSLLDKTITQVREYMSRW
- a CDS encoding transcription factor; this encodes MVTAEEAIQNEAVRAYLMRMIGEAGLALVEDFGFEIEKTDEELAEETGINLNTVRNTLYTLYGKRLAEYRREKNQETGWLTYKWKLRLDRIDDAITEDMEEVLEKLQARERYEDENDFYICKNCGIVYTFDEALLREFTCSCDTPMDHFDNELILQALKRRVEQMKASLGKV
- a CDS encoding HDIG domain-containing metalloprotein; this translates as MTPTSDSSITPLSFLRIAGCSDNVIRHCMAVRDLALRFCERSGADTELVEWGAMLHDIGRARSHGLDHGQLGADMCRSMNIPEEIARIVECHIGAGLTADQCRRDGLKEINCVPSTIEEKIVAHADNLIRGTEEITLEERLRYSKDLPEEIKKRIIALAEEIERYRSE
- a CDS encoding regulator of amino acid metabolism, contains ACT domain protein, with translation MWATILEQFSDSPSQSQVVRFLLENGLGINERGRVTINGIEIPATHLSKAIGTDRRVVDATVKRILSMEKFAEIFLNMQATPDLSRVAESLGLTVITVLPKDAGQKGIVGAAVAVLTGHDIGIRQIFVTDPHLSEDPKLVIIVEDPLPPEVFKELRDLSQVRKLIL
- a CDS encoding ATP-binding protein, giving the protein MAGYKEKKEEREETFFPIPADVAVGDAIASLTGTPIFIIDREGLIQYANRASQDSFGFREDEAGSYAHISDILHEDDLIQVLHYHTLRRDRNAVVPDRYIARILDRYGRYPEYLLQATYLPDHEETLIAAMRVSDVADAKLPLQNDEMKEYVRYLDSLPDGVVVTRNDEISYMNAAAALMLGSRGKYRESGEGGVILSDGPDLSGFLDRLRRAGSNRSADMRSVEDVLTTADGKQIDVEIISVPVVIDGKEGNELIIHDISRQKRTQAEISTRNKQLQIINELIRAANSVDTLEGMLEEMIERVVSLMQFDLGWVYLRNPEAKYARLIAPLGVPQPFIERHGRQNTRDFPYNLVFFATQPHYVENLPGRPPGPIDTKILEDLDALCYAGIPLISDSVVVGGLYVGRREQWSFAQFEKETLELLGREIGGSVLRAMLQERLEDAYSDASLYLDIMLHDIKNANAAILGYSRHLREIYHPEGSQYADKVLWHTHHITDILNNVTTIRRITEVPGEMTAINLDALIAAEISQYPDADITFRKTGCYVWADSLLSDVFANLIRNSIKHGGPGVRIWIYGEESDHEISISIEDDGPGIPDEKKSRIFSYFQENLNESGGRGLGLHITRLLVRRYGGKIRPEDRINGRPEEGLSIRFTLQVYDEDERAERKDLSLF
- a CDS encoding TspO/MBR family protein encodes the protein MGTFVDSSRSLLLLAGCIICTNVAGVLGSFVTETGPGSWYAEELVKPWFLPPPLAFPVVWTTLYILMGIALYLVLRKGFEDGHVRVAGGIFGVQLALNIAWSYAFFGMQSPLAGLFVICALWGAIVASIWSFYRIDRVAAYLLVPYIVWVSFAAIINAAIYLLN
- a CDS encoding HAD family hydrolase yields the protein MNAIPEPLPPCILFDMDNTLYDFFHAKNAACARVADLAGVGSGAELFRYFLNGTHGFEHHHNIRDYLSDHGVFSESLYIKGCRVYEEEKVASLHLYPGVKETIHALHERGVKLAIVTDAESPQAETRMQAIGLRQYFDTVVTPDISGKRKPNPDTFLTALDHLGETPGVSWVVGDSPKREIEPGNALGMKTIYARYGDWIGIPYPQIVPNYSIQSFTEIKTIFGLE
- a CDS encoding heparan-alpha-glucosaminide N-acetyltransferase; its protein translation is MKYFSHSPQGRYPEIDTARGIAILMMVTFHLLFDLNYFGVMDIEVSSGFWRIFAIICASLFVFLVGLSLSISKDRAIAKGISGQKLWKKYLMRGGGLLLMGLGITAITYLAIGDGFILFGILHLIGTSIMLSPLFFRFGKGNIYLGCSLFIFSILLAGITGPIWLAWLGFHPAHFYSIDYEPLIPWFGLVLVGLGAGSYLYPEGKPRWSADIRTGPISGFLALAGRHSLLIYLVHQPVIIGLMMATGLLDPGLLF